The following coding sequences are from one Saprospiraceae bacterium window:
- a CDS encoding DUF2116 family Zn-ribbon domain-containing protein, which translates to MLKSEKKKCIVCSSDIFGRSDKRFCSDNCRAVFHQSENKSVSALVKKTNKVLLKNYKILSRFNPDGKKIINRDRLENEGYSFEFMTQIITTKKGNQYTFCYDQGFMQLEDGKLILVKREPKSDKQI; encoded by the coding sequence ATGTTAAAGTCAGAAAAGAAAAAATGCATAGTTTGCTCGTCAGATATTTTTGGCAGGAGCGATAAAAGATTTTGCTCTGATAATTGCAGGGCGGTTTTTCATCAATCCGAAAATAAATCTGTATCTGCTTTAGTCAAGAAAACCAACAAAGTATTGCTCAAAAATTACAAAATACTCTCTCGGTTCAATCCAGACGGCAAGAAAATAATCAATCGAGATCGGCTGGAAAACGAGGGTTACTCATTTGAATTTATGACTCAGATCATTACAACCAAAAAAGGCAACCAGTATACATTTTGTTATGATCAGGGCTTTATGCAACTTGAGGACGGGAAACTTATCTTGGTAAAAAGAGAACCAAAGTCTGACAAACAAATATAA
- a CDS encoding S46 family peptidase, with translation MAIQKCRLYFTQAIVYVFIFIQSPWLWAGEGMWLPLLLKSLNEKEMQNMGMKMSADDIYNVNKGSLKDAIVHFGGGCTSEIISSQGLLLTNHHCGYGYITGHSSVEKNYLKDGFWAATHAQELRCAGLTATLLVRMEDITSSILKDVSPTSSEENRKSKIDENISVFRKSFKLNQFEELLIRQYYNGNQYFALVTTTYQDVRLVGSPPESIGKFGADTDNWVWPRHTGDFSLFRIYAGGDNMPAEYSEDNKPYIPKHFLPISLDGIQEGDFTMVFGYPGRTNEYLTQEGMRQIVEVQNPIRISCRDKILQTMDKYMRTDASVKIQYAAQYASIANAWKKWIGENQGIKFTKGLEKKLKFDNDFQSKINSQTLEGIPSDILQKLKEQYLLNEPYLRAKESYAEAFQRSSRIYENYSNFQEILAEDEKHGKDSAEKLKSNLAVSISQTYSGFNPQIEKEIFALMLAEVQKNCPSQFIFPALRTISQENFNNYTQITDKLVTKSALFSANEATRLLNLPFDSFHAALKLDPLYQFYDELNYFVVSDIIKNSTEYENNISILRRQHMDALMRLFPEKRFYPDANSTLRVTYGNVSGFYPRDGACYQAQTYLDGVVEKYIPGDYEFDVHPKLLDLYKKKDYGIYGENGKMPLAFIASNHTTGGNSGSPAIDAYGNLIGLNFDRVWEGTMSDINYDQSICRNIMVDARYILFIIDKFAGAGQLIQEMKLTHPKSDLSKKSRSKNKR, from the coding sequence ATGGCAATTCAAAAATGTAGGTTGTATTTTACTCAAGCAATTGTATACGTTTTCATATTTATTCAAAGCCCGTGGTTGTGGGCAGGAGAAGGAATGTGGCTTCCTCTGCTTCTCAAGTCTTTGAATGAGAAAGAAATGCAAAATATGGGAATGAAAATGTCAGCAGATGATATTTATAATGTGAATAAAGGATCATTAAAAGATGCGATAGTTCATTTTGGTGGAGGATGCACTTCAGAAATTATATCATCACAAGGATTGCTTCTGACAAATCATCATTGCGGATATGGTTACATCACAGGACATAGTTCAGTTGAAAAAAATTACTTGAAAGATGGCTTTTGGGCTGCAACTCATGCACAGGAATTGAGGTGTGCAGGTCTCACCGCGACACTTCTGGTGAGAATGGAGGATATCACATCATCTATATTAAAAGACGTCTCACCAACAAGTTCAGAAGAAAATCGCAAATCGAAGATTGATGAAAATATATCAGTCTTTAGAAAATCATTCAAACTCAACCAATTTGAGGAATTGTTGATTCGACAATATTATAATGGCAACCAATATTTTGCACTAGTGACAACTACCTACCAGGATGTTAGATTGGTAGGTTCACCGCCTGAAAGCATCGGCAAGTTTGGTGCTGATACCGACAATTGGGTTTGGCCTAGACATACAGGAGATTTCTCTTTGTTCAGGATCTATGCTGGAGGTGACAATATGCCGGCTGAGTATAGTGAAGATAACAAACCCTATATTCCAAAACATTTTCTACCTATTTCATTAGACGGTATACAAGAAGGTGATTTTACAATGGTATTTGGTTATCCTGGAAGAACTAACGAGTATCTCACACAAGAGGGAATGCGCCAAATCGTAGAAGTCCAAAACCCGATTCGGATTTCATGTAGAGATAAAATTTTGCAGACTATGGACAAGTATATGAGAACGGATGCAAGCGTTAAAATACAGTATGCAGCCCAGTATGCTTCCATTGCTAACGCTTGGAAAAAGTGGATCGGAGAAAATCAGGGAATAAAATTCACAAAAGGCTTGGAGAAAAAACTCAAATTTGATAATGATTTCCAATCCAAAATAAATTCGCAAACCTTAGAAGGCATTCCAAGTGATATTCTACAGAAGTTGAAAGAACAATACTTGCTGAACGAACCTTACTTGAGAGCAAAAGAATCATATGCAGAAGCATTTCAAAGGAGCTCACGAATTTATGAAAACTATTCCAACTTTCAAGAGATTCTGGCAGAAGACGAAAAGCATGGCAAGGACTCTGCTGAAAAATTAAAATCAAATCTTGCAGTAAGTATTTCACAAACGTATTCAGGTTTCAATCCACAAATTGAGAAGGAGATTTTTGCATTGATGTTAGCAGAGGTCCAAAAAAATTGTCCAAGTCAATTTATCTTCCCGGCATTGAGGACTATTTCTCAGGAAAATTTCAACAATTATACTCAAATCACAGACAAATTAGTAACTAAAAGTGCGCTTTTTTCAGCTAATGAAGCAACGCGCTTATTAAATCTACCATTTGATTCATTTCATGCAGCTTTAAAGCTTGATCCATTGTACCAGTTTTATGACGAGTTAAATTATTTTGTAGTCAGTGATATAATTAAAAACAGTACAGAATACGAAAACAACATATCGATTCTAAGACGACAACATATGGATGCTTTAATGCGTCTCTTCCCAGAAAAGAGATTTTATCCTGATGCAAATTCCACCCTCAGAGTCACCTATGGAAATGTAAGTGGATTTTATCCAAGAGATGGAGCATGCTACCAGGCGCAAACTTATCTCGATGGTGTTGTAGAAAAATATATTCCAGGAGACTACGAGTTTGATGTCCATCCAAAATTATTAGATCTTTATAAGAAAAAAGATTACGGCATTTATGGTGAAAACGGGAAAATGCCACTTGCCTTTATTGCATCAAATCATACAACAGGTGGCAATTCTGGAAGTCCGGCAATTGATGCTTATGGAAATTTGATTGGTTTGAATTTTGACAGAGTTTGGGAAGGCACCATGAGTGACATCAATTACGATCAATCAATATGTAGAAATATAATGGTGGACGCACGTTACATATTATTTATTATAGATAAATTCGCCGGAGCGGGGCAGTTGATCCAGGAAATGAAACTAACCCATCCAAAATCGGATCTTAGCAAAAAATCCAGATCGAAGAATAAAAGATAA
- a CDS encoding KUP/HAK/KT family potassium transporter — protein sequence MSGNGFSTSKLSVAGVLIALGIIYGDIGTSPLYVIQAIIGSKEVSKELIFGGMSLVFWTLILITTVKYVILALNADNKGEGGIFALYALVRRYKSNWVIYPAIIGCATLIADGFITPPITISSAVEGLHLIFPDVEVNTVPIVLVIIFALFSFQQVGTKKVGFSFGPIMFIWFCMIAVLGFIQIVEYPEILQSLNPVYGVKLLVNYPKGFWILGAVFLCTTGGEALYSDLGHVGKSNVRVSWTFVLIALLLSYFGQSAYALNHHEGAVLTNEAGDTVSRIFYSMMPKWFLPIGVIISLSASVLASQALISGVFTLVNEAMKLHLWFKMKVNYPSSLKGQIYIPGINWFLMLGCMVVVLIFQRSENMEAAYGLAITANMLMTTLLLGFYYRIRTHNFFWVMLFTTILMIIETTFLIANLDKFFHGGWFSFVLSIGIGIMVFVLYNAQKIRQKHTQFVPIADFVSTLKDLNDDLTIPKEASHLVYMALADDKRMIDSNIMYSILRKKPKRADVYWFVHVEILDDPYSKSYTVNTIVPREIFFIHLRFGFKVDHKVNAMFFEIVDQMVKSGEVDTRSPYPSLRKHHMPADFKFMILNSRVSADSELSGFERWVVRSYRLIKKFSLPTHEDFGLEISNVENEIVPILISPKTEMELKRTNHY from the coding sequence ATGTCTGGAAATGGATTCAGTACGAGTAAACTGAGTGTCGCAGGGGTTCTGATCGCACTTGGAATAATTTATGGAGACATAGGTACTTCTCCCCTCTACGTTATTCAGGCGATCATTGGGAGCAAGGAAGTAAGTAAGGAATTAATTTTCGGCGGAATGTCTTTGGTTTTCTGGACTCTGATTCTAATCACGACAGTAAAATATGTGATTCTAGCATTAAATGCAGACAATAAAGGTGAAGGTGGAATTTTTGCTTTATACGCACTAGTTAGGAGGTACAAATCAAATTGGGTGATTTATCCGGCGATTATTGGATGTGCGACCTTGATAGCTGATGGGTTTATTACTCCTCCGATCACGATTTCTTCTGCAGTAGAAGGATTGCATTTGATTTTTCCAGATGTAGAGGTCAATACAGTACCTATTGTGCTAGTGATCATATTTGCCCTCTTCTCATTTCAACAAGTGGGAACTAAGAAAGTTGGTTTTTCTTTTGGCCCCATAATGTTTATTTGGTTCTGCATGATTGCTGTGTTAGGATTCATACAAATAGTTGAATATCCTGAAATTTTACAATCCTTAAATCCTGTGTATGGGGTCAAGTTATTGGTTAATTATCCAAAAGGGTTTTGGATTCTTGGTGCAGTATTCCTTTGTACTACAGGAGGCGAAGCACTGTATTCTGATTTAGGTCACGTAGGTAAGTCTAATGTAAGAGTGAGTTGGACATTTGTATTAATTGCATTACTCTTATCTTACTTTGGACAGAGTGCATATGCACTCAATCACCATGAAGGTGCTGTCCTAACTAATGAGGCTGGAGATACTGTTTCCAGAATTTTTTATAGCATGATGCCGAAGTGGTTTTTGCCAATTGGCGTAATCATTTCGCTTTCTGCTTCCGTTTTGGCCAGTCAGGCTTTAATTTCTGGTGTGTTTACTTTGGTAAACGAAGCAATGAAACTCCACCTTTGGTTCAAAATGAAGGTCAATTATCCTTCTTCTCTAAAAGGTCAAATCTATATCCCGGGTATCAACTGGTTTTTGATGTTGGGCTGTATGGTGGTAGTATTAATTTTCCAAAGATCGGAGAACATGGAAGCGGCATATGGATTAGCCATTACTGCGAATATGTTGATGACCACATTATTATTAGGATTTTATTATCGGATCAGAACCCATAATTTCTTTTGGGTGATGTTATTCACAACAATATTAATGATCATCGAAACGACATTTTTGATTGCGAACCTCGATAAATTTTTCCATGGTGGTTGGTTCTCTTTTGTACTATCTATTGGAATAGGTATCATGGTATTTGTGTTATACAATGCCCAAAAAATAAGGCAGAAACATACACAGTTTGTACCTATTGCGGATTTTGTATCTACACTCAAAGACTTGAATGATGACCTTACTATACCTAAAGAGGCGAGCCATTTAGTGTATATGGCTTTAGCTGATGACAAAAGGATGATCGATTCCAACATCATGTATTCTATACTTCGTAAGAAACCAAAACGAGCAGATGTTTATTGGTTTGTACATGTTGAAATCTTAGATGATCCCTACTCAAAATCATACACGGTAAATACAATTGTGCCAAGAGAAATTTTCTTCATTCATTTGCGCTTTGGTTTCAAAGTAGATCACAAAGTCAATGCAATGTTCTTTGAAATCGTAGACCAAATGGTGAAGTCTGGTGAAGTAGATACACGCAGTCCTTACCCATCTTTGCGAAAGCACCATATGCCGGCAGATTTCAAATTTATGATATTGAACTCAAGAGTATCTGCGGATTCAGAACTGAGTGGTTTTGAGAGATGGGTAGTCAGGAGTTATCGACTAATC